TTGCAGGGTATTTTGCAACGCAGCCGCTTTCCCTGTATTAGCAGGAAATGGCATTAATGCATTTGCCACAACAATTGGATAGATTGCGCCATTCACCAGAGCCATGAAACAGAACGGGATCAACAAGCTCACCAACCCGGCATCAGTGAACATGGCGACACAGAACAGACCCGTAACACTCAGACCATATCCTGTCAGCAGCCAGGGTAAAATTTTATTCCCATCTACCTTACTGATAAGCAACCGGCAGCCGAAACCACCGAGCAGGAAAGCGATGGTCTGCGGAACATAGCTCAGGCCAATCACGCCCGGCGAATAACCCATATCACTCAGAATAAACGGTGAACCTGTCAGCCAGGCAAAGAAACCGGCGGAACAGGCAGCGTAAATCATGACATTACCGCTGTAAACGCGCGACTTCAGCAACGTGCCAAAGCCCGCTTTTTCGTCAGATTTGTGTTCTGCCGGCTTATTTTCCCGCAGCGTGAAGGTGGCGATAAGCAACAGGGCGGCGACCGCAGTCAGCAGGGCAAATATCGCTTCCCAGTCAAAATGATTGAGCACCCAGGCGCCAAGCAAAGGAGCCAGCGCCGGCGAAAGTGCCACTAAAGGCATAATGCTGGCGAAGGTTTTTTTAGCGACATCCGCTGAAAAACGGTCCACCACGATTGCCTGCCAGGTCACTGCGGCGGCACAGACGCCCATGGCCTGTAAGAAACGCAGCGCCAGAAGGGCGCGCACGTTCTCGACCCAAATCACGCCCAGGCAGCCGACGGCAAACAGTGTCAGACCGAGCAGTAAAACCGGTTTGCGGCCAATGCGGTCTGACAGCGGTCCCCACAGCAATTGTCCGATGGCGAATCCGCCGAGAAAAATACTCAGGCTGGCGCTGATCATTCCCGGACTGGTCATCAGGCTAGTTTGCATTGCGCTGAACGCAGGAAGGTACATATCTGTGGCTAAAAAGCCGAGCATGCTCAGGCCAGCCAGATAGAGCATAAATCCAAAGGAGGGTTTCATTATTATCTCGTTAATTTATTTATTGCAGATGATTTGATGCAGGGATCTGTTCGGAGGCAGATTTTAACGCTTTGATAACAGCGTTGTGAAACGTTAATATTTGCACTCTGCTATCAAAAATATTGAAGGCTAAAATATGTGGTCAGAATACGCTCTGGAAGTCGTTGATGCGGTGGCAAGAACCGGAAGCTTCAGTGCGGCGGCACAGGATCTACATCGGGTGCCTTCTGCCATCAGCTATACCGTTCGTCAGCTCGAACAATGGCTGGCGGTGCCCTTGTTTGAACGTCGACACCGCGACGTCGTTTTAACGCCAGCGGGCAAAGTTTTCGTTGATGAAGCGCGGGTTCTGATAAAAAAAATGATAGCTACACGACGCCAGTGTCAGCAGGTTGCCAACGGCTGGCGGGGCGAGTTACGTATTGCTGTCGACAGAATTGTTAAACCGGCAAGAACCCGGCGTCTGGTGCTGGATTTCTATCGTCATTTTCCTGATACGGAACTGATTATTCATTCCGAAGTGTTTAATGGTGTGTGGGACGCACTGGTTGACGGACGTGCTGATGTGGCAATCGGTGCGACGCGGGCGATACCGGTTGGTGGTCGTTTCAGTTTTCGCGACATGGGGTTTATGGACTGGCACTGCGTGGTCAGCCCGCAGCATCCGCTGGCGCAGTTACCGGGTGCGCTCAGTGATGACCAGCTCAGGCCTTATCCCGCATTGTGTCTTGAAGATACCTCGCGGACGTTGCCCAAGCGTGATACCTGGACACTCGATAACCAGCGGCGTCTGGTTGTGCCGGACTGGACCTGCGCGCTTGAATGTCTGAGTGAAGGTTTATGTGTGGGAATGATGCCGGTACATCGCGTGAGCCATCGCATTGAGCAGCAGACATTGCAGGTTCTGGCGCTGGAGAATACCTTCCCTGACAGCCCGTGTTGCCTGACGTGGGACCAGAGTAATCCGTCACCTTCACTGGCGTGGTTGCTGGAATATATGGGTGATACAGAAACGATGAACCGTGAATGGTTGCGGGACTGAGAAATAAAACGCCTGCAAAAGCAGGCGTTATAAAAGATTAAAGGCAAACATTAACGGCGATAGTCACGGTACGGGCCATCGGCCACCGAACGACGCTCAACCAGTTTCGGATGCACCTCGATGGTCTGTGATTCTTCACGTTTGCTGACGATGCGGTCGAGCAACATAGTAAAGGCCATCTCACCCAACCGTTCTTTCGGCTGATGGACGGTCGTCAGTGCCGGAGAGAAGTACCGCGCATTACGCACGTTATCGTAACCAATCACCGAAATATCTTGCGGGACGCGCAATCCGAGTTCATCAGCGGCGCAAATTGCGCCCATCGCCATGACATCACCCCCGCAGAAGACGGCGGTGGGGCGTTGTTTCTGCATCAGAATCTTATGCATCGCCTGATAACCTGACTCCGGCTCGAAATCGCCCTGAACCACCCATTCTTCGCGAAGCGGGATATTGGCTTCCGTCAGCGCTTTGACAAAACCCTGGAAACGACCGCCGCCGGTGTTACGCGCCAGTTGTCCCGGGATCACGCCAATATCACGATGCCCGCGTTCGATCAGATAGCGTCCGGCCATATATCCGCCTTCGAAAGCATTGTCGATAATGCTGTCGGTGAAGTTTTTGCGCGCTTCGCCCCAGTCCATGACCACCATCGGAATCGAACGATACTCTTCAAGCATATTAAGTAATTCATCAGGGTATTCCGCGCACATGACCAGCAGACCATCGACGCGTTTTTGCGCCAGCATTTGCAGATAGGCCTGTTGTTTTTCCAGATTATTGTGCGAGTTACACAAGATCAGCGTATAGCCTTTGGAGAAGCAGCTGTTCTCGACGGCTTCAATCACCTCGGCGAAATAGGGCGCTTCACTGGAGGTTGCCAGCAGACCAATCGTCTTGGTGTTATTCACTTTAAGACTACGGGCTACGGCACTCGGCGAATAATGTAGCTCTTTAATGGCAAGCAGCACCGCTTCCCTGGTTTCTTCGGCGACGAAACGTGTTTTATTGATGACGTGCGACACGGTTGTAGTGGAAACGCCAGCGCGCTTTGCGACATCTTTAATCGTTGCCATGTAAAGAATGACTCCTGAACTTCCGTGCTTCAGCACGTTAGCATTATGTTAATCGTTTGCTTGCGCTGATTACACTGCGGACATCTAAAAGGGCAGTGTAATCATTGGGTGGATTCTTCAGAATGAGGCGTGAAATGCTCTCGGGTGAAATCGACCGGCACACAGGCGTGTTAACCGACAATTTTCTCTTATAATGCATGAAAGTGGAAGTAAAATTGTCATGTTCACATTTTCATTCAGCAGAAGATTTTAAAAGTGAATTATGCGAAAATGCGTTGGCACACATTTAGTGTGGCTAAAAGAAACGCCACAACTTGATCCGAAAGGGGGTTTGATGGACAGCAACCTGAAATTATCGTTGATCACCACGGTATGCGCTTTGCTCATGATTATCGCTTTCAGCTTCACGGCAGTGATGAACTAATCTGGCACTAAGACAGTAGTGAGACGCAACAAAAAAGGGCGATACCTTTCACAGGAATCGCCCTTTTCAATTTTACGCAGTGACCGTTACCGCCGATACTCTTCCCTGCAGAAACTCTTCGTTAAGTGCTATTCAATGGCTGATTAGCGAAACTTCAGACTTAACGAATTGTTTATTATCGGATTGTTTTTGGGGTCATTACCCGACGTGCGCCAACATAGTGGTCTTGCCAGTAATCATCGCCCAGTGAGGTGATTTTGATGTCTTCACCGGTTCTTGGCGACTGAATGAATTTGCCGTTGCCAACATAAACACCCACATGATCCGCTGCGCCGCGGTTGTTGATTCTGAAGAACACCAGATCACCGCTTTCAAGTTCGCCGCGTTTCACCGGCGCTGCATCGCGCAGGTGGTACATCTCGTTTGCCGTGCGCGGCATTTTAATGCGGATCAAATCTTTATAAGCGTAATAGACCAGACCGCTGCAATCAAAACCGGTATTCGGAGAAGTTCCTCCCCAGCGATAAGGTTTGCCGACCTGGTGCATCAGCTTAGTCATCGCCGTTTGTTGTGCGTGCTGATAGCGTTTTTTATGTGTCGCACTCAGCGTAATAGGTTTGGTGTCTTCTTCGCGTAATTTTTTACCTTTACGGTGTCGGCCATACGCTTCTTTCTTGCTGACTTTTTCACTGCTGTTTTTGGCAAGCGCTCGTGATTTAGTGGCTTTATCTGTCTTTTTCTCGGCCCGCGTTGTCCTGAGTGTTTTTTCTTTTTTGCTTTCGGCCCGGGTTGTTTTAACGCTTTTCTCAGAAGTTGTCTTGCGCCTGACCAGTTCGGTGCTGCTGACCTTCTTCGATTTTGATGTTTTTTCCTGAGTCTTTTTCTCTGTCACCGGTGCGACTTTTGTTTTTTTACTGGTTTTCGCAGCCACTGTTTTTCGCTTTCGCCTTTCTTCCGGCGTCAGGGAATTAACATGACTCTTTCGCTGATCGGCAGAGACGCGGGTCTGTGGCGACGCATGAGCCATATTAAGAAACAGCTGGGTAAAGAGCAGCACAAAAAGCGTGAACAGTAAGCGCATAGCTTCGTTACCATGAGTGGTTGGGTTAAACATCAGGGATGTCAGAGTATTGCCTAAAAGAACCCGACAAAAAAGCACGAATTGACTCGATTCTAGATCATATTGTGAGAAAAAGTTAATAGCTTTTTTTATGTCGAAATATCCGCCATTTTTAGTCAAAAAAATAACCGTTTTTCATCAGGTTAATATTTGAGATAAAGAATGCGATTTGGCAAATCTGACATTATCGTCGAACGGCAAAAATGTTATTCTCGATGAATCTTTAAATATGTGATGTTCAGCGCAGCCGCCAAAAATTGTTTAATAAAATGCCAGTATTGAGAAAGACCCCACAAAAAATGGCGTTTTTATCTGATGGCTGGCGTCGTTACAATAGAAAGTATTGTGTTTGCGCACCGTTTTTGGGTGCCGCGCGTGATGAGTAATGACCGTGACAGCCTGTACCGGCTTGAGGAAGCAAGAAATGACTACTCCAACTATTGAAAAAATTCAGAAGCAAGTTTCTGAAAACCCGATCCTGCTTTACATGAAAGGTTCTCCAAAGCTGCCAAGCTGCGGTTTTTCCGCTCAGGCTGTTCAGGCGCTTTCAGCCTGTGGCGAACGTTTTGCTTATGTTGATATTTTGCAGAACCCGGATATCCGCGCAGAAATGCCAAAGTTTGCTAACTGGCCAACTTTCCCGCAGTTGTGGGTTGATGGCGAACTGGTCGGCGGTTGTGACATCGTGGTTGAGATGTTCCAGCGCGGCGAACTGCAGCAGCTGATTAAAGAAACTGCTGAAAAATACAAATCTTCTGAAGAGTAATTCTAAGAAGGCCGCCGTCCTTTGAGGAGGGTGAAAACAAAAAGAGCGACATTGCGTCGCTCTTTTTTATGTCTGGATCCAGCCAGCCGTACGGATTACTGCTGATTTTCCTGCTGCGCGGCTTCGTCTTCCGCTTCTTCTGCAGTCAGGGGCAACGGCCAGCCGCCAAGACGCTTCCAGCGGTTCACCAGCTCACAGAACAGCTCAGCAGTGCGTTCTGTGTCATACAGTGCAGAGTGAGCCTGACTGCTGTCAAACACCATTCCCGCGCTGATACAGGCTTTTGCCAGCACCGTTTGCCCGAGCACCAGTCCGCTTAACGCCGCAGTATCAAATGTGGCGAAAGGGTGGAACGGGTTACGTTTCAGCCCGGCGCGCTCGGCTGCCGCCATCAGAAAACTGTGATCGAAATTCGCGTTATGCGCCACGATGATTGCGCGGTTACAGTTTTGCTCTTTCATCCCTTTGCGGATGACTTTAAAAATCTCGTGCAGGGCTTCATATTCACTGACTGCGCCGCGCAACGGGTTGGTCGGATCGATACCGTTAAACGCCAGCGCTTCCGGCACCAGTACCGAACCTTCAAAAGGTTCTACGTGGAAATGCACGGTCTCATCGCTTTGCAGCCAGCCGTCCTCATCCATCTTCAATGTGATTGCTGCAATTTCCAGCAGCGCATCGGTTTGGGCATTAAATCCGGCAGTTTCAACATCAATGACTACCGGATAAAAACCACGAAAACGGCCTCTCAGGGCGTTAATGTCACTATTCTCGGCCATTAGTTTCTTATCTTCATCGAATTCAGCGCGCATTATGACAAATTTTGCCGTTCGTTGCAGGGCTGCGGCAAAAATTGGGCAATAAAAAAGGGCGCATTTGCGCCCCTTTCAGCATTCAGGGGGATCAGTTGCCCAGACCCTGGCCCGCATGTTTGGATTCGATCAGCTCGATTTTGTAACCGTCCGGATCTTCAACGAATGCGATAATGGTGGAGCCGCCTTTAACCGGACCGGCTTCACGGGTCACTTTGCCACCCGCATTACGGATGTCATCACAGGTTTGTGCCACGTTATCGACACCCAGAGCGATGTGCCCGTAAGCGGTGCCGATGTCGTAGCTGTCAACGCCCCAGTTGTAGGTCAGTTCAATGACTGCGCCTTCGCTTTCATCGGTGTAACCGACGAATGCCAGGGAGTATTTGTATTCAGTGTTTTCGCTGGTGCGCAGCAGGCGCATGCCTAACACATCGGTATAGAAGCTGATTGCGCGTTGCAGATCGCCAACACGAAGCATGGTATGGAGTAAACGCATAGGTTCCTCTTTATTTGCAGGATGAGAATTATCGGTTCAAGCCTAACTGATAGAGACCATTTTGTCTGTAAAACGACGCTCGGTTGCTGAAGGCCTGAACAAAAAAAGCAGCAGAAGGAGGGCCTCTTCTGCTGCAAGGATGGTGTTACTCTTTTTTAATCATTACAGCGTCGGGTAGTCGGTGTAACCCTGAGCACCGCCGCCGTAAAAGGTTTCTGGTTGTGGATCGTTAAGCGGAGCGTGGGATCTCAGGCGTTCAACCAGATCCGGGTTAGCGATATAGCTGCGACCGAAAGCCACGGCGTCGATGTAACCTTTTTCGATAAGTTCTTCGCCTTTCTCAGCGGTATAAGCGCCGGCCCCGACAATCACGCCCTGATAATGAGCGCGGATCACCGCACGGAATTCAGCCGAGTAAGGTTTACCGCCTGCCCAGTCAGGTTCAGAAATATGCAGATAAGCGAGTTTACGTTTGTTCAGCTCATCCAGCAGATAGATAGCTGCCTGCTCCTGATCTTCACCGTTATCCAGCCCGTTAAACGGACCCATTGGTGAAATACGGATACCCACACGGTCTGCGCCGATAGCGCCGATAGCGGCATCGACCACTTCCAGCGTCAGGCGGGTACGGTTTTCAATGCTGCCGCCGTATTCGTCTTCACGCAGGTTAGATGCCGGAGACATGAACTGGTGCAACAGGTAACCGTGCGCCGCATGCAGCTCAATGTAATCAAAACCAGCCTCTGCAGAACATTCTGCCGCGTGGCGGAAATCGTTGATGATCCCCGGGATTTCGCTCAGTTCAAGCGCGCGCGGTGTCGGGCAATCGACACGAATGGCGTGGCCTTGCTCATCGCGCAGGCTGGTGCGGGTTTCAGGATTCACAGCAGAAGGCGCAACCGGCGTCTGGTTATCCGGCTGAACGCTGTTATGAGAAATTCGGCCCGTGTGCCAAAGCTGAACCGCAATGTGGCCATTTTTCTGATGCACACCTGCGACGATTTTTTTCCACGCAGCCACTTGTTCTGGCGTGTGCAGACCCGGCGCACCGGCATAGCCTTTCGCCTGGAAGGAAACCTGAGTAGCTTCGGTAATGATCAGGCCGGAACTGTGGCGCTGCGCGTAATATTCGCCCATCAGCGGGGTAGGGATGTCACCCGGTTCGATGCTGCGCAGGCGGGTAAGGGGCGCCATAAAAACACGGTTAGGCAATGTATTTTTGCCGACAACAATGGGGGTGAAAAGCTTGGTCATTTCAATAACTCCGGATTTAATGGACTGATCGTTATGGCATTAAGGAACATAATTCCCGCTACACGATCGTTTCGCAATGCCTCTTTCTATCGTATCTGGCCTCTGCCTGACTACGCGCCCTGTGCCTTTTTGCAGATCCTCTTGCAGGATGAACAGAAAACGTCTTGAATAAAAGTTCACCGTTATTTACGGAGGACGCGTGGCCCAGCAACTTGAGTTTTTCGAAATCCCCAGTCCGTGCCGTGGCATATGTCAGGCCGATGAACGCGGTTATTGTCGCGGTTGCCTGCGCAGCCGTGAGGAACGTTTCGGCTGGATGAAAATGACGGATACGGAAAAGCGCCATGTTCTGCGGTTATGCCAGCAGCGTCTTTTACGTCAGCAGCGGGCCGGAAAGCAACCCGACGAACCTTTGCCGGAACAACCGGAATTGTTCTGATTTTTCATCCCGGCCGCCAGCGTCGTGACGGCTGTCTGCTTCTTTGTAATTCTTACGCCCCGCATCAATACAGCGCCGCAGGCGTTGTGTATTCTGTCGGTCGAAAATCAAAAACTTAAGGGATTCAAAATGGAAGCGCGTACCCTGATTTCTCCTCAAGGCCCGGTATTCTCAAAATTGATTTGCGGTTACTGGCGTCTGATGGAATGGAACATGACGCCGCAACAGATTCTGGCCTTCATGGAACAGCATATTGAGCTGGGCATCACCACGGCCGATCATGCGGATATTTACGGAGATTATCAGTGCGAAGCCGCGTTCGGCGAGGCTCTGCGACTCAAGCCTTCCCTTCGCGAAAAAATGCAACTGGTCAGTAAATGTGGCATAGCAACACGGGCCAATCCTGATAACAAAATCGGTCACTACATTACAGATACAAAGTACATCGTGGAACGTGCCGAGAAATCGCTAAGTAATCTGCATACCGATTATCTGGATTTGCTGCTGATCCATCGCCCGGATCCGCTGATGGATGCCGATGAAGTGGCTGAGGCATTCACGCAAATGCATAAAAGCGGCAAAGTAAAACATTTCGGCGTTTCTAACTTTACTCCGGCTCAGTTCAGCCTGTTGCAGTCACGCCTGCCGTTCCAGCTGGCGACGAATCAGGTGGAAATTTCCCCGATCCATCAGCCGGCGATCCTCGATGGCACCTTAGATCTCTGCCAGCAATTGCGTATTAAGCCGATGGCGTGGTCCTGCCTGGGTGGCGGTCGTTTGTTCAGCGACGCAGAGTTCCAGCCGCTGCGCGACGAACTTCAGGCGGTGGCAAACGAAATCGGTGCCGATACGATCGAACAGGTGGTTTACGCCTGGGTGATGCGTCTGCCATCTCAGCCTCTGCCGATTATCGGTTCGGGTAAAATTGAACGTGTGAAATCAGCCTGTAAATCATTGTCACTGGACATGACCCGTCAGCAATGGTTCCGCATTCGTAAAGCTGCTCTGGGCTACGACGTTCCTTAATCGCTTCTGCTTCAGGCTGCATATCCGCAGCCTGAAGCATTAAGCACAGAAAGGTCAGGCAGGTTTGGTGGCAGTGACCACCGGCGCTGCAGGACCCTCATCCGAAGAAATGGCTTGCTGCAATTGAGAAAGCGAGCAATAGAGACGCCAGATTACCCCTGCAAGTTCCCGCGCCGCCGGTTCAGGGTGATGCGCCAGTGAATTGCTCATCCGCAGTAGCTCCGTCAGCGTAGCATCCAGATTTTCGTGGCTGACCCCGCGTTCTGTCATGACGCCTTTCAGGCAATGAATACACACGTCACGCACCGCGGAAAGCGGATCCGAACGGGTTTCCCATTCACGTAACTGCCAGACAATGTGGCTGCAATTGAGCAGCACTACGCCCCAGCGCAGCAGCCAGGTGCGGGAGAGCTGATCTTTACTTTGACTGAGCTGATTCATCCGGTGGTAAATCAGCGATTCAAACTGGAAATGGCTTAGCGAAGGTTTGCGGCTGAGCTGATCCATAAAATCACGGCGCAGGGCGCGGATGATGCGGCGACTTTTACGTTTATCCGAACTTGGCCTCAGGACCTGAAACGCGATACCCGCCAGCATCACACCGGCAATCTTGGCCACGCCGTCGTTCATAAATGACTGATAGTCGAAATCCGGCGGGTTAGTGACCGCTAAAAACGATCCCATGAAGACAATCATTTGTCCCCACAAACCGGCGTAACGTTTGTACTGCAATTTCATCATCTGCATCGTGACCAGCATCGGCAGGAAGAAAGCGCAGAATACCCAAAAGTTGTCGATCTGAACCATCAGCCCGAACTTGAGCAGAAAACAGCCGACAAACAGTAAGCCCAGCGATTTAATTAACAGAGTGACGCTGCTGATAGGGGAGGCCGTCGAAGAATAAAGCACGCAACTGACAGCGGTCAGCGCCACCGCACCCGCGCCTGAATCCCACTGTGTGCCCATCCAGAAAGCGCAGCCAATCACAATACACAAAAAGGTGCGCAGTCCGTTATACGCGGCTTCCAGCGTGTCGGTGTGTTGCGCCAGATGGCTGATTTTGGGCGGCTGGAGTGTTTCAGCTTCCGCCACATTGGCGTTTTCCACACGGCGCAGCCAGCGTTCACTGCGCAGATACAGCCAGCAAAAGTCACGTAACCGCTGCCAGAATGCCTGATGACGAAAATCCGAGGTGTCATGAGGTTTAATATGCTGGAGAATTTTCGACAGTTTGTATTTATCAGTATCGGGCTTGCGCAATTCATCAAGCAAAACGCTCAGCACTTCAGTCAGGTTTTCCGGCGGAGTTGGCCAGTTAAGCAACATGCGGCGCAAGCTGGAAATATAACTGGTCATGCGCAACTGCTGATGAAGCAGATAATTGAGCACATTATTCTGACGACGCAGGCGGTAATGGCTCCAGACGGCCTGAATGCGTAACAGATTCATGGTCAGGATTTGCCCGATCAATCCTTCGTGCGAGGTGCGGATCTGGTCGGAGATTTCTGTGCGCCATAACAGCTGCGCATGTTCCAGTAACTGGGTATGCATTTTACGCAATGAGGTGAGCAGTGCGTCGCCGTCCGAGGTGCTGGGCAGCACCATCATCATAAAACCACCGCACAAAATACCGGTGACGACTTCTCCCACACGAGCCTGAGCGATATCAAAAATCTGCGTCGGATCTTTGACGTCTACCGTTGAGAACGCAATGATGGCTGCTGTATATCCCGCCAGAGCAAACGCGTAAGAAACGTTGTTCTGATAATGATTGGAGACATAAGTACAAATCCCCAGCCAGGCTGCGATGGCGAAAGTGAACAGCCACGGCTCGTTCAGACAATGTCCGGCAATAAATACCGCGCCCATGGCACCCAGCAAGCTGCCAATAATCCTGCCGATACTTTTACTGATGACGCCGCCCACGGTCGGGAAACTGACCACGGCGGCGGATGTCAGCGCCCAGTAAGGTTCGTCCATCTGGAATTCAAACGCAATATACAGCGCGAGTATCATCGCAATGGAGTTGCGCAAGGCATACCGCCATTGGCCGCCGGTGGCTTTTCCCCACGGGGTGTTTTTCCATTCGAGCCAGGAAAGATTCACGACGAAACCTTAATTACGCACGGAAATCGTACAGGTCGTTCCGGCCACCAGAACAACATGCTCTGGTACATTTTCAAGCTTAATTCTCACCGGTATTCTCTGCGCAAGACGAACCCAGGGTACATTCGGTTTTACGTTCATCAGTAAATCTTCCTGGGTATCCAGGCTCTGGTCATAAATCGCACGGCCAATACTTTCGACGCGACCCTGCAACGGAATATTGCCGTTAAAGAGGGTAATATCCGCCATATTTCCTTCGCGAATATTTTTGAGTTTGGTTTCTTCGAAATATCCGAGAACATAAAACGAATGGATATCCACCAGCCCGACCAGCGGCGTACCGGTGGTAGCATAGTTACCTCTGCGGGTTTGCAGATTGGTGATATAACCGTCAGTCGGCGCGACAATAGTGGTTTTGCTCAGATTCCACTTCGCCTGTTCTAATGACGCCTGCGCAGCCTGATATTGTGCCTGCATCGCTTTGGCGCTGATATTTGATTCATCTAAGGATTCAGCGGAAATAACGTTGGTGCCGAGGCCGCGACGTCGTTGGGCTTCATGATTGGCTTTGGCTAAATCAGCTGCCGCTTTCGCCACTTCAGCTTCGGCATTAGCGACGGCGATTTTAAACGGCACAGGATCGAGACTGAACAGGGGATCGCCACTTTTAACAAACTGATTGTCGTGGATATTTATTGCTGTGATCCGCCCGGAGACTTCCGGTGTGATATCCACAATTTCGGCGCGTACTTTGCCATCCCGCGTCCACGGCGACTGCATATAATAATTCCACATCCACCAACCGGCGCAAATTGCGACGGCGAAAACCAGCACTGTCGAGAAATATTTGAGGGTCTTGAATTTCATTTCAGAGGTTCACCATAAGTATCAGTGCGGCACAAATAGAGATAACGAAAAGAGATAAATCCATCAGGGTGGGATGCCAGACTTCACCAGAATAAATCCAGTCGCGCAGCAGTCGGTGTATCAGAAGCCAGAATACCAGCCCCAGTAAAAGCGCTTTGAACATCGGGGGGAAATAAAGTGAGGCACCCAGGACCAGATCCGGTAGCGGGAAGCCTGAGTGAAACATTTGCGCATTCACAATATTAATCTCTGCCGGTGATTGTGTTATAAACAAGATTAAATCTGAAAGCGGGGATTCCGCTCCCGGATGCAATAGTACCTACCATTATATATAGAATTGTAATTTCTCGATTAAAGTTCCTAAAACTAAGCTAAACTCTGGGGAGTTATCTTAGCATGCTAATTATAAGGAGGGGATAATTGGAATCGAATCTGGGGTCAGATCTAGCACGATTAGTTCGTGCCTGGCGTGCGTTGATTGACGATCGGTTAAAGCCGTTGGAACTCACGCAAACACACTGGGTAACACTGCACAATATCAACATGTTGCCTCCGGAGCAGTCTCAAATTCAGCTGGCAAAAGCCATCGGAATTGAGCAGCCGTCTCTGGTGCGTACACTGGATCAACTGGAAGAAAAGAAACTGATTACCCGTCAGACTTGTGCGAGCGATCGCCGTGCTAAGCGCATCAAGCTGACTGAAGAAGCCGCGCCAATCATCAATGAAATGGAGTCGGTTATTGATTCCACGCGCAAAGAAATTTTGTCTGGCATGTCTTCTTCAGAAATCGAACAACTGGGCGGGATGTTATCCCGGCTGGAAAAAAATATTGCTGCATTGCAAAGCAAATCATAAGAACAGGTTTTTATCTATTTTTGTCACACAGCGTCATATTTGCTCTACACAAAAAAAACCGAAGCCAGTGGCTTCGGTTTTTTGTTTGCGCTTCAGTTAGTTGCTAGCAGAACGCATCAGGCGCTTGGGGAAACGGTAATGGTGCTGCCGCTGCTCGCCATGCTGACACGCTGACCTACGCTGAATTTGGTCGCGCCAGCTTTCTGAACAACCTGAATGGTTGTGCCGTCATCACGACGGATTTGCAGTTCTACACCGTTAGAACGGTTAAGAGAACTCT
The Rahnella variigena genome window above contains:
- the gloA gene encoding lactoylglutathione lyase, which produces MRLLHTMLRVGDLQRAISFYTDVLGMRLLRTSENTEYKYSLAFVGYTDESEGAVIELTYNWGVDSYDIGTAYGHIALGVDNVAQTCDDIRNAGGKVTREAGPVKGGSTIIAFVEDPDGYKIELIESKHAGQGLGN
- the punR gene encoding DNA-binding transcriptional activator PunR → MWSEYALEVVDAVARTGSFSAAAQDLHRVPSAISYTVRQLEQWLAVPLFERRHRDVVLTPAGKVFVDEARVLIKKMIATRRQCQQVANGWRGELRIAVDRIVKPARTRRLVLDFYRHFPDTELIIHSEVFNGVWDALVDGRADVAIGATRAIPVGGRFSFRDMGFMDWHCVVSPQHPLAQLPGALSDDQLRPYPALCLEDTSRTLPKRDTWTLDNQRRLVVPDWTCALECLSEGLCVGMMPVHRVSHRIEQQTLQVLALENTFPDSPCCLTWDQSNPSPSLAWLLEYMGDTETMNREWLRD
- the punC gene encoding purine nucleoside transporter PunC, translated to MKPSFGFMLYLAGLSMLGFLATDMYLPAFSAMQTSLMTSPGMISASLSIFLGGFAIGQLLWGPLSDRIGRKPVLLLGLTLFAVGCLGVIWVENVRALLALRFLQAMGVCAAAVTWQAIVVDRFSADVAKKTFASIMPLVALSPALAPLLGAWVLNHFDWEAIFALLTAVAALLLIATFTLRENKPAEHKSDEKAGFGTLLKSRVYSGNVMIYAACSAGFFAWLTGSPFILSDMGYSPGVIGLSYVPQTIAFLLGGFGCRLLISKVDGNKILPWLLTGYGLSVTGLFCVAMFTDAGLVSLLIPFCFMALVNGAIYPIVVANALMPFPANTGKAAALQNTLQLGLCFLASLLVSAFIAQPLIATVTTMLSTLLLVVLGRWMSVRHKNPQYTEQKSEQEA
- the rnt gene encoding ribonuclease T — translated: MRAEFDEDKKLMAENSDINALRGRFRGFYPVVIDVETAGFNAQTDALLEIAAITLKMDEDGWLQSDETVHFHVEPFEGSVLVPEALAFNGIDPTNPLRGAVSEYEALHEIFKVIRKGMKEQNCNRAIIVAHNANFDHSFLMAAAERAGLKRNPFHPFATFDTAALSGLVLGQTVLAKACISAGMVFDSSQAHSALYDTERTAELFCELVNRWKRLGGWPLPLTAEEAEDEAAQQENQQ
- a CDS encoding cytochrome bd-I oxidase subunit CydH, which translates into the protein MDSNLKLSLITTVCALLMIIAFSFTAVMN
- a CDS encoding Grx4 family monothiol glutaredoxin, coding for MTTPTIEKIQKQVSENPILLYMKGSPKLPSCGFSAQAVQALSACGERFAYVDILQNPDIRAEMPKFANWPTFPQLWVDGELVGGCDIVVEMFQRGELQQLIKETAEKYKSSEE
- the purR gene encoding HTH-type transcriptional repressor PurR, which encodes MATIKDVAKRAGVSTTTVSHVINKTRFVAEETREAVLLAIKELHYSPSAVARSLKVNNTKTIGLLATSSEAPYFAEVIEAVENSCFSKGYTLILCNSHNNLEKQQAYLQMLAQKRVDGLLVMCAEYPDELLNMLEEYRSIPMVVMDWGEARKNFTDSIIDNAFEGGYMAGRYLIERGHRDIGVIPGQLARNTGGGRFQGFVKALTEANIPLREEWVVQGDFEPESGYQAMHKILMQKQRPTAVFCGGDVMAMGAICAADELGLRVPQDISVIGYDNVRNARYFSPALTTVHQPKERLGEMAFTMLLDRIVSKREESQTIEVHPKLVERRSVADGPYRDYRR
- a CDS encoding C40 family peptidase, producing MRLLFTLFVLLFTQLFLNMAHASPQTRVSADQRKSHVNSLTPEERRKRKTVAAKTSKKTKVAPVTEKKTQEKTSKSKKVSSTELVRRKTTSEKSVKTTRAESKKEKTLRTTRAEKKTDKATKSRALAKNSSEKVSKKEAYGRHRKGKKLREEDTKPITLSATHKKRYQHAQQTAMTKLMHQVGKPYRWGGTSPNTGFDCSGLVYYAYKDLIRIKMPRTANEMYHLRDAAPVKRGELESGDLVFFRINNRGAADHVGVYVGNGKFIQSPRTGEDIKITSLGDDYWQDHYVGARRVMTPKTIR